The Aspergillus luchuensis IFO 4308 DNA, chromosome 7, nearly complete sequence genome has a segment encoding these proteins:
- a CDS encoding uncharacterized protein (COG:G;~EggNog:ENOG410Q1QE;~InterPro:IPR020846,IPR011701,IPR036259;~PFAM:PF07690;~TransMembrane:9 (o29-57i78-98o110-129i179-202o222-241i262-280o292-309i321-346o358-380i);~go_function: GO:0022857 - transmembrane transporter activity [Evidence IEA];~go_process: GO:0055085 - transmembrane transport [Evidence IEA]), with protein MGQVVGAIVFPPWSECFGRKKLYFISSTGSALCCLIIGVVHSLVAVVICRIVGGFLSAIPYTVGSGSNEDMFNSRSRIWTTFLWTIASNVGLLIGPIISILVVENLHWRWVFYIYTIILAVMSAFFLLIRESRPALLLAQEVSRIRHETGHDSLQPLNHDHSPDLRTFIKASLFRPLQLFFGELLIFTMAMMIAFSFALVYIFTEALQPIYESMNFTPSAAALPFLAVGVGVCFSTFTRILDFRIIDAKHAASQPVKPEDKLTGLAIGAPAFAIGLWWFAWTIPPKAEDIHWIVPTVSLVLIGYALNEFDTVLYGYLADSYLSYSASGTAAVQLVRAGMSGAFPLFTRQMFDGLGANVAASLLAALATVFCTVPLLFLLYGERIRAKSRFAKHSLEVQEQFVKQG; from the exons ATGGGGCAGGTTGTTGGCGCGATTGTCTTTCCTCCGTGGTCCGAGTGCTTTGGACGcaaaaaactatattttatcaGCAGCACCGGTAGTGCGTTATGCTGCCTGATCATTGGGGTCGTTCATTCCTTGGTCGCCGTGGTCATCTGTCGCATCGTGGGAGGGTTCTTGAGTGCTATCCCATACACTgttggcagcggcagcaatgAGGACATGTTCAACTCACGATCTCGCATCTGGACCACATTTCTCTGGACCATTGCCTCAAACGTCGGTCTTCTAATCGGCCCAATTATCAGCATCCTTGTTGTTGAAAACCTACATTG GCGCTGGGTATTTTACATATACACGATCATCCTCGCTGTCATGAGcgcgttcttcctcctcatccgggAATCACGTCCCGCCCTGCTCCTGGCCCAGGAGGTCTCACGCATCCGCCACGAAACGGGCCACGACAGCCTACAGCCTCTGAACCACGACCACTCCCCTGACCTCCGCACCTTCATCAAAGCCTCGCTGTTCCGACCGCTGCagctcttcttcggtgagCTTCTCATATTTAccatggccatgatgatcgccttctccttcgccttgGTCTATATCTTCACCGAGGCACTCCAACCGATCTACGAGTCCATGAACTTTACACCATCAGCTGCCGCTTTGCCTTTCCTCGCcgtcggtgttggtgtttGTTTCAGCACTTTTACTCGCATTCTCGACTTTCGAATCATCGATGCCAAACACGCAGCGTCTCAACCCGTCAAACCAGAAGATAAACTGACCGGGCTGGCCATCGGGGCCCCTGCTTTTGCCATTGGGCTGTGGTGGTTCGCCTGGACCATTCCCCCGAAGGCGGAGGATATTCATTGGATCGTCCCTACGGTCTCCCTTGTGTTGATTGGGTACGCATTGAATGAATTTGATACTGTGCTATATGGATATCTGGCAGATAGTTATCTGAGCTATTCGGCTAGTGGCACGGCGGCGGTACAGCTAGTCCGGGCAGGGATGTCGGGAGCATTTCCGCTATTCACACGGCAAATGTTCGACGGGCTTGGAGCGAATGTTGCGGCTTCATTGTTGGCAGCGTTGGCAACGGTGTTCTGCACCGTGCCgttgttgtttttgttgtATGGGGAGCGGATCCGAGCGAAGAGCCGGTTCGCGAAGCATAGCCTGGAGGTCCAGGAGCAATTTGTCAAGCAAGGTTGA
- a CDS encoding gelsolin family protein (COG:Z;~EggNog:ENOG410PGZB;~InterPro:IPR036180,IPR007122,IPR007123,IPR029006;~PFAM:PF00626;~go_function: GO:0051015 - actin filament binding [Evidence IEA]) has product MSSNSTVNTHLLSHSPLSVTTSLTDSMPPHEGLVHPKEYDIKDSNVELIGSDLDHRVKYNSAATEPAWNNGSIGQEPGLFVWRIENFEVIPWPKERTGEFYNGDSYIVLHSYKVGDKLGHDIFFWLGSKTTQDEAGTAAYKTVELDEFLHGTATQHREIEQEPSEEFLGLFRHISIRSGGVRSGFHHVEPEAPKDILTLLRVFKHPSVGRSIIVHEVEPTWESLDENDVFVLDKGDKIWVWQGKNCSPMEKAKAAQVVNDMTLAKHIDVEVLSQLESRSRVIVDLLGGKEADPSTFQAPRPGRFAKRTDDGGDVRSRKLFRLSDSSGTLTFDLVKDGQRVSKSDLVGNDIFLYDVGSRLWVWQGSEASQREKALWLKVAQHYVRQLQNQLPEAHYIPIAKVVEGYESPAFMRAIEA; this is encoded by the coding sequence aTGTCCTCGAACTCAACAGTCAACACACATCTTCTTAGCCATTCTCCATTATCAGTTACCACTTCTCTCACCGACAGCATGCCCCCTCACGAAGGACTGGTCCACCCCAAAGAATACGATATCAAGGACAGCAATGTGGAACTAATCGGTTCCGACCTTGACCACCGTGTCAAGTACAACTCCGCCGCTACCGAGCCCGCTTGGAACAACGGATCTATCGGCCAGGAGCCGGGTCTGTTCGTGTGGAGGATCGAGAACTTCGAGGTTATACCATGGCCCAAGGAACGTACGGGAGAGTTCTACAATGGAGACAGCTACATCGTGCTGCACTCGTACAAGGTGGGGGACAAGCTGGGTCAtgacatcttcttctggctgggCAGTAAGACCACCCAGGATGAAGCCGGTACAGCCGCTTACAAGACGGTCGAGCTGGATGAATTCCTGCATGGCACCGCGACACAGCATCGCGAGATTGAACAGGAGCCATCCGAGGAATTCTTGGGTCTGTTCCGGCACATCTCCATCCGGTCGGGCGGCGTGCGGTCTGGATTCCACCACGTCGAGCCTGAAGCACCCAAGGATATCCTCACCTTGCTTCGCGTGTTCAAGCATCCTTCTGTAGGTCGCTCGATTATTGTGCACGAGGTGGAGCCCACCTGGGAAAGCCTCGACGAGAATGATGTGTTCGTGCTGGACAAGGGTGATAAGATCTGGGTCTGGCAGGGCAAGAACTGCAGCCCCATGGAGAAGGCCAAAGCTGCGCAGGTGGTCAATGACATGACTCTTGCTAAGCACATTGATGTCGAGGTTCTGTCGCAGCTCGAGTCGCGCTCCAGGGTCATTGTGGACTTGCTGGGAGGCAAGGAGGCCGACCCATCCACATTCCAGGCTCCGCGACCGGGGCGTTTCGCCAAACGCACGGACGACGGCGGCGATGTGCGGTCACGCAAGCTCTTTAGACTGAGCGACTCGTCCGGCACACTCACTTTCGACCTGGTCAAAGACGGCCAGCGTGTGAGCAAGTCCGACTTGGTTGGAAACGACATCTTTCTCTACGATGTTGGCAGTCGGCTGTGGGTCTGGCAAGGCTCCGAGGCCAGCCAGCGCGAGAAAGCGCTGTGGCTCAAGGTTGCCCAGCACTACGTCCGTCAGCTGCAGAACCAGCTCCCAGAGGCACACTACATCCCGATCGCCAAGGTCGTGGAGGGCTATGAGAGCCCGGCATTCATGAGAGCCATCGAGGCCTAG
- a CDS encoding Zn(II)2Cys6 transcription factor (COG:S;~EggNog:ENOG410PWPT;~InterPro:IPR036864,IPR021858,IPR001138;~PFAM:PF00172,PF11951;~go_function: GO:0000981 - DNA-binding transcription factor activity, RNA polymerase II-specific [Evidence IEA];~go_function: GO:0008270 - zinc ion binding [Evidence IEA];~go_process: GO:0006355 - regulation of transcription, DNA-templated [Evidence IEA]), which produces MKRQELAQSRRAVKSRAGCARCKQRRIKCDETKPSCVACSRRGYDCPGYRKDVKWSVKHEAKDLASHNLEQSESSSHNEPLMGWFTEPAEKLRLALLSDLQPPLERSHSSTKTIKECKTSDVYGESTEKPDHSTAGSRPALTLQTSDAESTPGKQHDAGIVSRLADSSTKLRAYYFSDTCRILSAYDSPTNPLREWVIRLSNEHPVIDACVLSISAAHLSQQQREMSKLAASHHTAALSKLAAELDALDKQSPSDSHDKALLSPKNTAFTTVLLLGLTMIGKTSSWNDPSSPGTQHLEAARAIFKSLYCERHSEPSPDSCLLGPDDPRPRHFFVGALAYWEALMSFVVDNSTDTTDYLLPFRDDECSMSFIHPWSGMSPKLFIYLSRIGSLARQAHHLRRATASSQRTPKDRHELLSQGKHLEELICQYRFPRQDQFQSTGDPSTPILHFRFLARAYELSIMLELCRTFPELLRRDQRELDHDTQKQHLNTLAIAILTLIAKLPETSGTRAIQMPILVIAGSTLQFQRIEDLDVDMEVLPEGVPVSTSTRGQFDIQFWRLFVDSRLDKLATYMGLDTVRRACRLVRETWARADRLLLSSSLHVHWIDVMIDNGLETLIG; this is translated from the exons ATGAAACGCCAAGAACTGGCTCAATCAAGAAGAGCAGTCAAATCTCGAG CGGGGTGCGCACGGTGTAAGCAGCGT CGAATCAAATGTGACGAAACTAAGCCTTCTTGCGTGGCTTGTTCTCGGAGAGGATACGACTGCCCGGGGTATCGCAAGGATGTCAAATGGTCGGTCAAGCACGAAGCGAAGGATCTGGCTTCACATAATCTGGAACAATCAGAGTCCTCATCACATAATGAACCTCTTATGGGTTGGTTCACTGAGCCAGCGGAGAAGCTACGTCTTGCTTTGCTGAGCGATCTGCAACCTCCTCTTGAGCGTAGCCATTCCTCTACTAAGACCATCAAGGAATGCAAGACATCAGACGTATATGGTGAAAGTACAGAAAAGCCCGATCATTCAACCGCAGGCAGCCGTCCAGCACTTACATTGCAGACCTCCGACGCCGAAAGCACCCCGGGGAAACAACATGACGCTGGGATAGTATCACGACTAGCTGATTCGTCTACGAAGTTGCGAGCATACTATTTTTCTGACACATGCCGTATCCTTTCCGCTTATGATTCCCCAACGAATCCCTTGCGAGAATGGGTCATACGGCTCTCAAATGAGCACCCCGTGATCGACGCCTGCGTTCTATCCATATCGGCTGCACATCTCTCGCAGCAACAGCGTGAGATGAGTAAACTGGCTGCAAGCCACCACACAGCAGCGCTTTCAAAACTTGCTGCTGAACTCGACGCTCTGGACAAACAGTCACCGTCAGACTCACACGATAAGGCTTTACTCTCCCCAAAGAACACTGCATTTACGACTGTCTTACTTCTTGGACTTACTATGATCGGAAAGACTTCA TCATGGAATGATCCATCCTCACCTGGAACGCAGCACCTCGAAGCGGCAAGGGCTATTTTCAAGTCGTTATATTGCGAACGCCACTCTGAGCCTTCCCCAGACTCCTGTTTGCTGGGACCAGATGACCCGCGCCCTCGACACTTCTTCGTCGGAGCTTTAGCTTACTGGGAAGCCTTGATGTCTTTTGTCGTAGACAACAGCACAGACACGACAGACTACCTCCTACCCTTCCGTGACGACGAATGCAGCATGTCATTTATCCATCCCTGGAGCGGGATGTCTCCCAAACTCTTCATCTATCTGTCCAGAATCGGCTCCCTCGCGCGACAAGCGCACCATCTACGGCGGGCAACAGCTTCCTCGCAACGGACACCAAAAGACCGACACGAACTGCTATCGCAAGGCAAGCATCTAGAAGAGTTAATATGCCAATACAGATTTCCCCGTCAGGATCAGTTCCAAAGTACAGGCGATCCATCTACTCCAATCCTCCATTTCCGATTCCTAGCAAGAGCCTATGAACTATCGATTATGCTCGAGCTGTGTCGAACATTTCCTGAGTTGCTGCGCCGGGACCAACGGGAGTTGGATCACGACACTCAAAAACAACATCTGAATACTCTGGCCATCGCGATTCTCACGCTGATCGCCAAGTTACCCGAAACATCTGGAACGAGGGCAATTCAGATGCCGATTCTTGTGATAGCGGGGAGTACGCTTCAGTTTCAGCGGATTGAAGATCTGGATGTTGACATGGAAGTATTGCCTGAAGGTGTGCCGGTGTCTACTTCAACACGTGGACAATTTGATATACAGTTCTGGCGGTTATTTGTCGATTCTAGACTCGACAAGTTGGCGACTTATATGGGGTTAGATACAGTGCGGCGGGCATGTAGGCTTGTGAGAGAAACCTGGGCTCGGGCGGACCGGTTATTGTTGAGTAGTTCATTGCATGTCCATTGGATTGACGTGATGATCGATAATGGATTGGAGACGCTTATAGGATAG
- a CDS encoding aromatic alcohol reductase (COG:S;~EggNog:ENOG410Q08V;~InterPro:IPR036291,IPR008030;~PFAM:PF13460,PF05368) — protein sequence MASPLKNVVIVGAGGNLGSHVLKAFLSSKAFNISALTRESSTSTFPDGLQVIKSDYSHDSLVSAFKGQDAVISIVGNAGLAFQQKLIDAAVDAGVKRFIPSEFGNNTADDRVRALAPLLDGKKANVDYLKERQDRLTWTALITGPFFDAGVKNGFLGFNLQSHEATIYDDGTNPASVTTLAQIGRALVAVLQNPEVTQNQYVYVESFTITQKQILGALEKATGKDWKVTDIALKPVIEESTERLKGGDFTAVRVLLLAAGLARFPDGPYGDWSRVPGGSWNERLGLEKENFDEVVGSLVN from the exons ATGGCCTCCCCGCTAAAGAACGTGGTAATCGTTGGA GCCGGAGGTAACCTCGGCTCTCATGTCCTAAAAGCCTTCCTCTCATCCAAAGCCTTCAACATCAGCGCACTCACCAGAGAGTCATCTACCAGCACCTTCCCCGACGGCCTTCAAGTCATCAAATCAGACTACAGCCACGACTCGCTCGTCTCCGCATTCAAGGGCCAAGATGCCGTGATCAGCATCGTAGGCAACGCAGGTCTTGCATTCCAGCAGAAACTCATCGACGCTGCCGTCGATGCAGGAGTGAAACGATTCATCCCCAGTGAATTCGGCAACAACACCGCCGACGACCGCGTCCGGGCTCTCGCACCGCTTCTCGACGGCAAGAAAGCCAACGTCGATTATCTCAAGGAGAGACAGGATCGGCTAACTTGGACTGCGCTCATCACGGGACCCTTTTTCGATGCG GGTGTCAAGAACGGCTTTCTAGGCTTCAACCTCCAATCCCACGAAGCAACCATCTACGACGACGGCACCAACCCGGCCTCCGTGACCACCCTCGCTCAAATCGGCCGTGCTCTCGTTGCTGTTTTGCAGAACCCGGAGGTTACCCAGAACCAATACGTCTACGTCGAGTCATTCACCATCACTCAGAAGCAGATTCTCGGTGCTCTGGAAAAAGCCACTGGCAAGGACTGGAAGGTCACTGATATTGCCCTGAAGCCGGTTATCGAAGAAAGTACCGAGCGGCTCAAGGGTGGGGACTTTACTGCCGTGAGAGTTTTACTCTTGGCGGCTGGGTTGGCGAGGTTCCCGGATGGCCCGTATGGAGATTGGTCACGGGTGCCCGGGGGATCGTGGAATGAGAGGTTGGGGCTTGAAAAGGAGAATTTCGATGAGGTTGTGGGGTCGCTTGTCAATTAG